The genomic region TAAGCCGCGACGGCGCGTTGTCGATCCCGGCCAGCCGGCCCCGCGTCGTCCAGTCGGTCTCCACGCATTCCACCGCGACAATGCCCTGGCCGACCGCCGGCAGCATCTCGCCGACCGAGAAATCGTGCGCGATGCGCGCGGTCATGCCGATGCGCTCGAGGCCCGAGCGCGCCATCACCAGCGCATCCGCCGGCCCGACCTCGCCGCCATCGGGCAGCCGCTGCTTGTCGCCCCGATCGAGTTTTGCAACTCGCGTGTCGGCGGCGCCGCGATAATGGATCACGGTCGCTTCCGGAAACAGCCGGCGCAGATAGGCGGCGCGGCGCACGGCGTTGGTGCCGATCATGAAGCCCTTGCCGCGCGCGGCGCGGAGGGTGTCGAGCGACAGGCCGGGACGCAGCACGAGGCTGTCATTGGCGGCATCGCGCGCCAGCATCGCCGCGAGGACGAGACCCGGCGTCTCCTCATTGCCCGGCACGTCCTTCAGCGAATGCATCGCCGCCTGCAAGGTGCCGGCACGCATGGCTTCGCGGATCTCGGCGACGAAGGCGCCGCCCTTGCCGCCATGGCGCAACAGCTTGCTGGTCTGGTCCTGGTCGCCGCGGGTCTCGAACTTGACGATGTCGACGGCAAGGTCCGGCGCCGAAGCGCGCAGCAGCCGCGCGACCTCATCCGTCTGCGCGAGCGCCATCGCGCTCTTGCGCGTCCCAATCCGCAAAACCTGTCCCGACACGAAAGCTCCGCTGCGCGTGATCATCAACGGCTGGGGATTAGAACAAAAAGCCAGTCAAAACAACGGTTTTTGCCCCTCTTTGGCCACGCTCAGACGAGCTCCTCGACAAGCTGCACCCCGGCCGCGCGCATCGCCGCGGTCGCGACGGCAAGCGAACCGCCGAGATCGATGGCGCGGCAGCCTGCCAGCACCACCGTGGTCTCGAAACCGAGCCGCCGCGCATCGAGCGCCGAATACTGCACGCAGAAATCCGTCGCCAGCCCGGCCATCACGACGCGCCTGAGGCCGCGCTCGCGCAGATAGCCGGCGAGCCCGGTCGGCGTCTTGCGGTCGTTCTCGAAGAATGCCGAGTAGGAATCGATCGCGACGCGGAAGCCCTTGCGGATCACGAGCTCGGCCCGGTCGATCGCAAGGTCGGGATGAAACGCCGCGCCCGCGCTGCCCTGGATGCAATGATCCGGCCACAGCGTCTGCCGCCCATACGGCATGGCGATCTCGGAGAACGGCGCCGCGCCCGGATGCGAGGTCGCAAACGAGCTGTGGCCGGCCGGGTGCCAGTCCTGGGTCAGCACGACATGGTCGAACCGCGCGGCGAGCCGGTTGACGACCGGCACGACGGCATCGCCGTCCGCGACCGCCAGCGCACCGCCGGGGCAGAAATCGTTCTGCACGTCGATGACCAGCAACAGATCGTCGGGCGCAATCTTCATCATGTGCCGATCCGCAATGACGCGCGCAGCTTGCGCAGGCAGGCGATCACCGACAGCGCGGTGATGCGGCCGGTCTTCGGGTTCTCCGAAGGAATGTTCTCGATCATCATCGAGAACCGCGCGGAATCGGAATCGACCTCGATCCGGTGGGTGTTGCGGGTCACGGTCGGATCCGCCCAGATCTCGACCCTTGTGCGGTCGGGGCCGATGCCGGCCAGCGACAGCGCCACCGCGACGTTGAGGTTGGCCGGAAAGCCCTTGGCGGCGTCGCGCGCACTGCCCTCGAAGATGCGCAGCGGCTCGGTGATGCCTTCGATCTGGATGTTGTTCTCGGCCAGATGCGGCGCACCGACCAGGCCCGCGACCGGCTTGCGCGTCACGAGCTTGGCCGAATGAATGGTCCCGACGGCCGCCGCGGTCACGGCATCGAGCCCGATCAGCGCGCCGGTCGGCACGATGATCTGGCCGCCATGGGCTCTCGCGAGATCGACGAG from Bradyrhizobium elkanii USDA 76 harbors:
- the pncA gene encoding bifunctional nicotinamidase/pyrazinamidase, with protein sequence MKIAPDDLLLVIDVQNDFCPGGALAVADGDAVVPVVNRLAARFDHVVLTQDWHPAGHSSFATSHPGAAPFSEIAMPYGRQTLWPDHCIQGSAGAAFHPDLAIDRAELVIRKGFRVAIDSYSAFFENDRKTPTGLAGYLRERGLRRVVMAGLATDFCVQYSALDARRLGFETTVVLAGCRAIDLGGSLAVATAAMRAAGVQLVEELV
- a CDS encoding aspartate dehydrogenase; amino-acid sequence: MADSKAKTRVAVAGLGAIGTDVAKALDQGIEGLTLVAVSANSPDKHRGWVAELKSAPKLVPIEQLAEVADIVVECAPSKLVRSIVAPVVERGKTAVVLSVGALLQNEDLVDLARAHGGQIIVPTGALIGLDAVTAAAVGTIHSAKLVTRKPVAGLVGAPHLAENNIQIEGITEPLRIFEGSARDAAKGFPANLNVAVALSLAGIGPDRTRVEIWADPTVTRNTHRIEVDSDSARFSMMIENIPSENPKTGRITALSVIACLRKLRASLRIGT
- the hemC gene encoding hydroxymethylbilane synthase — encoded protein: MITRSGAFVSGQVLRIGTRKSAMALAQTDEVARLLRASAPDLAVDIVKFETRGDQDQTSKLLRHGGKGGAFVAEIREAMRAGTLQAAMHSLKDVPGNEETPGLVLAAMLARDAANDSLVLRPGLSLDTLRAARGKGFMIGTNAVRRAAYLRRLFPEATVIHYRGAADTRVAKLDRGDKQRLPDGGEVGPADALVMARSGLERIGMTARIAHDFSVGEMLPAVGQGIVAVECVETDWTTRGRLAGIDNAPSRLTAEAEREVLWVLNGHCNSPIAGHATLAGSEMTLRASVLDEAGAGFIEVTRRGPADRPRELGRAVGMELLAKGAAEIIDRTRVDE